One window of Corynebacterium sp. P3-F1 genomic DNA carries:
- the aspA gene encoding aspartate ammonia-lyase, with the protein MGYRTEEDLLGTVDVPDDKYYGVHTMRAIDNFQISSAKIQDYPDFVRGMVMVKKAAAMANRRLHTLPKEKADAIIVACDQILFDGRCMDQFPTDAYQGGAGTSVNMNTNEVVANLALEHLGLEKGRYDVINPNDDVNMSQSTNDAYPTGFRLGLYHSMLGLIAELDELQRAFRSKGDEFADILKMGRTQLQDAVPMTLGQEFTAFGANLAEEQDKLQQAAEQLLEVNLGATAIGTGVNTPGGYRDQVIAALREVTGLPISTSPDLIEATSDTGSYVMAHSALKRVAMKLSKTCNDLRLLSSGPRAGLNEINLPERQAGSSIMPAKVNPVIPEVVNQVCFKVFGNDVTVSMAAEAGQLQLNVMEPVIARSLFGSIELLRNAAKTLREKCVVGITANKEVCQAYVENSIGIITYLNPFIGHHNGDMIGKEAAATGRGVRELVLEKELLDEATLDQILSKENLMHPEFRGKLYLD; encoded by the coding sequence ATGGGTTACAGAACAGAAGAAGACCTGCTCGGAACCGTCGACGTTCCCGACGACAAGTACTACGGCGTGCACACCATGCGCGCCATCGACAACTTCCAGATTTCTTCCGCGAAAATCCAGGACTACCCGGACTTCGTCCGAGGAATGGTCATGGTGAAAAAGGCCGCGGCCATGGCGAACCGACGCCTGCACACGCTGCCGAAGGAAAAGGCCGACGCGATCATTGTAGCCTGCGACCAGATTCTTTTCGACGGCCGCTGCATGGACCAGTTCCCCACAGACGCCTACCAGGGCGGTGCCGGAACATCCGTGAACATGAATACCAACGAGGTTGTCGCCAACCTCGCGCTGGAGCACCTCGGTCTTGAGAAGGGCCGCTACGACGTCATCAACCCGAACGATGACGTGAACATGTCGCAGTCCACCAACGACGCATACCCGACTGGGTTCCGTCTCGGCCTGTACCACTCGATGCTGGGTCTCATCGCCGAGCTCGACGAGCTGCAGCGCGCGTTCCGGTCCAAGGGCGATGAGTTCGCCGACATCCTGAAGATGGGCCGCACCCAGCTGCAGGACGCTGTCCCGATGACGCTCGGCCAGGAGTTCACCGCCTTCGGTGCGAACCTGGCAGAAGAGCAGGACAAGCTGCAGCAAGCAGCCGAGCAGCTGCTAGAGGTCAACCTGGGCGCCACCGCCATCGGCACCGGCGTGAACACCCCGGGCGGGTACCGCGACCAGGTGATCGCGGCGCTGCGCGAAGTCACGGGCCTGCCGATTTCCACCTCTCCGGACCTGATCGAGGCCACCTCCGACACCGGCAGCTACGTCATGGCCCACTCGGCGCTCAAGCGCGTGGCCATGAAGCTATCCAAAACCTGTAACGACCTGCGTCTGCTGTCCTCCGGTCCGCGTGCCGGCCTCAACGAGATCAACCTGCCAGAGCGCCAGGCAGGCTCGTCGATCATGCCAGCCAAGGTCAACCCGGTCATCCCCGAAGTGGTCAACCAGGTCTGCTTCAAGGTATTCGGTAACGACGTCACCGTGTCCATGGCCGCTGAAGCGGGCCAGCTCCAGCTCAACGTCATGGAGCCGGTCATCGCACGCAGCTTGTTCGGCTCGATTGAGCTGCTCCGCAACGCCGCAAAGACGCTGCGCGAGAAGTGCGTCGTGGGCATCACCGCCAACAAGGAGGTCTGCCAGGCGTACGTGGAGAACTCCATCGGCATCATCACCTACCTCAACCCGTTCATCGGCCACCACAACGGCGACATGATCGGCAAGGAGGCCGCAGCCACAGGTCGCGGAGTGCGCGAGCTGGTCTTGGAAAAAGAGCTTCTCGACGAAGCCACCCTCGACCAGATCCTTTCCAAAGAGAACCTGATGCACCCAGAGTTCCGCGGCAAACTCTATCTCGATTAA
- the hisG gene encoding ATP phosphoribosyltransferase, with protein MIKIALPNKGSLSEAATGILKEAGYKGRGVSKALNIVDEANNVEFFFLRPKDIAIYVAAGHLDLGITGRDLALDSRADVEEVLDLGFGGSTFRFAAPAGENWTIEDLEGKRLATSYPHLAADFLAARGISTEVIRLDGAVEISIKLGVADAIADVVSTGATLRQQGLEPFGEAIVESEAVVVKRKDRELTTDDEVLLSRIRGILTAHNFVMLDYNVSRDNLDETVSITPGLTGPTVSPLQRDNWVAVRAMVPRKEANQLMDRLAAAGAEAILATELQIARI; from the coding sequence ATGATCAAGATCGCTCTGCCCAATAAGGGCTCTCTGTCGGAAGCGGCCACTGGGATTCTCAAGGAGGCCGGCTACAAAGGTCGCGGTGTGAGCAAAGCGCTCAACATTGTCGACGAGGCTAATAACGTCGAGTTCTTCTTCCTGCGGCCCAAGGACATCGCAATTTACGTCGCCGCGGGTCACTTGGACTTGGGTATCACGGGCCGCGACTTAGCACTCGACTCCCGCGCGGACGTCGAGGAGGTGCTCGACCTCGGCTTCGGTGGATCGACTTTCCGTTTCGCGGCGCCCGCAGGGGAGAACTGGACAATCGAGGACCTCGAAGGCAAGCGCTTAGCGACGAGCTACCCCCACCTCGCCGCCGATTTTCTCGCCGCACGCGGGATCAGCACCGAGGTGATCCGCCTCGACGGTGCAGTGGAAATCTCGATCAAGCTCGGTGTCGCAGATGCCATTGCCGATGTCGTCTCCACTGGGGCGACTCTCCGCCAACAAGGTCTGGAGCCGTTCGGGGAGGCGATTGTGGAGAGTGAGGCGGTCGTCGTTAAGCGGAAAGACCGTGAGCTGACCACTGACGACGAGGTGCTGCTCTCACGCATCCGCGGAATCCTGACAGCCCACAACTTCGTCATGCTCGACTACAACGTCTCGCGCGACAACCTCGACGAAACCGTGTCCATCACCCCCGGTTTGACGGGTCCGACGGTGTCCCCGCTGCAGCGTGACAACTGGGTGGCGGTGCGCGCGATGGTGCCGCGCAAGGAGGCCAACCAGCTTATGGACCGCCTCGCCGCCGCCGGTGCCGAAGCGATCCTGGCCACGGAGCTGCAGATCGCCCGAATCTAA
- a CDS encoding phosphoribosyl-ATP diphosphatase encodes MKNFDDLFAELSTKAAQRPQGSGTVEALDKGAHFIGKKIIEEAGEVWIAAEYQSDEELAEEMSQLMYWTQVMMVHRGLTPDDIYKYL; translated from the coding sequence GTGAAGAATTTCGACGATCTTTTTGCGGAACTGTCCACCAAAGCCGCGCAGCGGCCGCAGGGCTCAGGCACGGTGGAGGCGCTGGACAAAGGCGCGCATTTCATTGGCAAGAAGATCATCGAGGAAGCCGGTGAGGTGTGGATCGCCGCGGAGTACCAGTCCGACGAGGAGCTCGCCGAAGAAATGAGCCAACTCATGTACTGGACGCAGGTCATGATGGTGCACCGCGGCCTGACCCCCGACGACATTTACAAGTACCTCTAG
- a CDS encoding HAD family phosphatase, with product MWGEAGPGPRAVFWDMDGTMVDTEPLWGVATYELSERLGRRLSAEKREETVGGSFSNTLRVCAEWAGLSVAQLDYNHHRSWMFGRMAELFSGNLETNPGVREVLASLKQAGVPMLVTTNTERILADRCIDVVGRSFFTGSVTGDEVEHPKPAPDMYLAAAEMVRQNPAECLVFEDSWTGMSAAAAAGCAVLGLADTVPDGVLSFDPAQLVGADAADVAAWFAQARQTRDRT from the coding sequence ATCTGGGGCGAGGCAGGACCGGGGCCGCGGGCGGTTTTCTGGGACATGGACGGCACGATGGTGGACACGGAGCCCCTGTGGGGCGTGGCCACCTATGAGTTGTCTGAGCGTCTTGGACGTCGGCTCAGCGCCGAAAAGCGCGAGGAGACGGTGGGAGGGAGCTTCTCCAACACTTTGCGCGTATGCGCGGAATGGGCTGGATTGTCAGTGGCGCAACTCGATTACAACCACCACCGCTCGTGGATGTTCGGGCGCATGGCGGAGTTGTTCTCTGGAAATTTGGAGACGAACCCGGGTGTGCGCGAAGTGCTGGCGTCACTCAAGCAAGCTGGCGTGCCGATGCTTGTGACTACCAACACCGAACGTATTCTTGCCGACCGCTGCATTGACGTTGTCGGACGGTCGTTCTTCACGGGGTCTGTCACCGGCGACGAGGTCGAGCACCCGAAACCTGCGCCCGACATGTACCTCGCGGCAGCTGAGATGGTGAGGCAGAACCCGGCAGAGTGCCTCGTCTTCGAGGATTCGTGGACCGGCATGAGCGCAGCCGCGGCAGCAGGATGTGCCGTGCTCGGCCTCGCGGACACAGTTCCCGACGGCGTGTTGTCTTTCGACCCAGCCCAATTAGTCGGTGCGGATGCCGCAGATGTCGCCGCGTGGTTCGCGCAAGCGCGTCAAACGCGAGATCGAACTTGA
- the mshC gene encoding cysteine--1-D-myo-inosityl 2-amino-2-deoxy-alpha-D-glucopyranoside ligase yields MHSWPTPAVPPVSGTPVPLALYDTADGGVRVVDTRGNADGEVGMYVCGITPYDSTHLGHAATYLTFDLVYRQLLTNGHKVHYVQNITDVDDPLFERAERDGVDWRELGTSQIDLFRSDMEILSVIPPRDYIGAMEAVDEVVEMVQTLLDKGIAYSLDDASATSPDIYAPITATEQFGYESNLDRATMEEFFAERGGDPERPGKRDPLDALLWRGHRDGEPAWDAPFGSGRPGWHIECSAIATNRLGTTFAIQGGGSDLAFPHHEFSAAHAEATYGVDRMAGHYVHTGMIALDGVKMSKSLGNLVFVHKLTEQGHDPSAIRLAVFSGHYRDDRDFSFDALDDAEKRLARWRELLAQDVSEEEAVGVVDKLRAALADDLDTARALNIVDEARGDHDGILASAIDGLLGVQLR; encoded by the coding sequence ATGCATTCTTGGCCTACTCCCGCCGTCCCCCCGGTCTCTGGCACTCCGGTGCCGCTCGCTCTATATGACACGGCGGATGGGGGTGTGAGGGTCGTCGACACGCGTGGAAACGCGGACGGCGAAGTCGGCATGTACGTCTGCGGCATCACCCCCTACGACTCGACGCACCTGGGGCACGCGGCGACGTACCTGACGTTCGACCTGGTGTACCGGCAGCTGCTCACAAACGGGCACAAGGTCCACTACGTGCAGAACATCACGGATGTGGACGACCCGTTGTTCGAGCGCGCGGAACGCGACGGCGTCGATTGGCGTGAGCTGGGCACGAGCCAGATCGACCTGTTCCGCAGCGACATGGAGATCCTTTCTGTCATCCCGCCGCGCGATTACATCGGCGCGATGGAGGCAGTCGACGAAGTCGTTGAGATGGTGCAGACGCTGTTGGACAAGGGCATCGCATATTCGCTTGACGACGCCTCCGCCACCTCCCCCGACATCTACGCCCCCATCACCGCGACCGAGCAGTTCGGGTACGAATCTAACCTCGACCGGGCGACGATGGAAGAGTTCTTCGCCGAACGCGGCGGCGATCCGGAGCGCCCGGGGAAGCGCGACCCGCTCGATGCGCTGCTCTGGCGCGGACACCGTGACGGTGAACCGGCGTGGGACGCACCGTTCGGTTCCGGGCGCCCGGGGTGGCACATCGAGTGCTCGGCGATTGCGACGAACCGGCTCGGAACCACGTTCGCCATCCAAGGCGGCGGGAGCGATCTCGCCTTCCCGCACCACGAATTCTCCGCAGCGCACGCAGAGGCGACCTACGGGGTCGACCGCATGGCAGGCCACTACGTGCACACCGGCATGATCGCTCTCGACGGGGTGAAGATGTCGAAGTCCCTGGGCAACCTCGTCTTCGTGCACAAGCTCACTGAGCAGGGCCACGATCCGTCGGCGATCCGTCTCGCCGTCTTCTCAGGCCACTACCGCGACGACCGCGATTTCTCCTTCGACGCACTGGACGATGCTGAAAAGCGTCTTGCCCGGTGGCGGGAGCTCCTCGCGCAGGACGTAAGTGAGGAGGAGGCGGTGGGGGTCGTCGATAAGCTGCGTGCTGCTCTTGCCGACGATCTGGACACAGCCCGCGCCCTGAACATCGTCGACGAAGCGCGCGGCGACCACGACGGGATTCTCGCTAGCGCAATTGACGGCCTACTTGGCGTGCAGCTCCGCTGA
- a CDS encoding undecaprenyl-diphosphate phosphatase — MSWIQVVVLSIVQGLTEFLPVSSSGHLRIVSQLFWGHDAGASFTAVIQLGTELAVLVFFAKEIWQILSGWFAGLFNPSKRGFDYRMGWMVIVGTIPVGLAGVLLKDLIRENFRNLWITAAVLILFSFVFIFAERVGSKTRSYEELTLKDAIIMGLWQCLALIPGVSRSGGTISGGLLRGLDREVATRFSFFLAIPAVLASGLFSLPDAFAPQAGQSATGGQLLVGSVIAFVLGYVSIAWLLKFVSNHSFAWFAAYRIPLGLIVMVLLGTGVMNA, encoded by the coding sequence ATGTCCTGGATCCAGGTCGTCGTCCTCTCCATTGTCCAAGGACTCACCGAATTCCTCCCGGTGTCTTCCTCCGGCCACTTACGGATCGTCTCCCAGCTGTTCTGGGGACACGACGCCGGCGCCAGCTTCACCGCCGTGATCCAGCTGGGCACCGAACTTGCGGTACTCGTGTTCTTCGCCAAGGAGATCTGGCAGATCCTGTCCGGCTGGTTCGCGGGCTTGTTCAACCCGTCGAAACGCGGCTTCGACTACCGCATGGGCTGGATGGTCATCGTCGGCACGATTCCTGTCGGCCTCGCCGGCGTACTGCTCAAGGACCTCATCCGCGAGAACTTCCGCAACCTTTGGATCACTGCCGCCGTGCTGATCCTGTTCTCCTTCGTGTTCATTTTCGCCGAACGCGTTGGCAGCAAAACCCGCAGCTACGAAGAACTGACCCTGAAAGACGCCATCATCATGGGCCTGTGGCAGTGTCTCGCCCTCATTCCCGGCGTCTCGCGTTCCGGCGGCACAATCTCCGGCGGCTTGCTGCGCGGCCTCGACCGTGAGGTGGCCACGCGATTCAGCTTTTTCCTCGCCATCCCGGCCGTGCTCGCTTCAGGGCTTTTCTCGCTTCCCGACGCCTTCGCCCCCCAAGCCGGCCAATCCGCCACCGGCGGACAGCTGCTTGTCGGCTCCGTCATCGCCTTCGTCCTCGGCTACGTCTCCATCGCGTGGCTGCTGAAATTCGTGTCCAACCATTCCTTCGCCTGGTTCGCCGCGTACCGCATTCCGCTCGGCCTCATTGTGATGGTGCTCCTCGGCACTGGCGTTATGAACGCTTAA
- a CDS encoding YncE family protein, whose protein sequence is MKLRRVLTKKSAGPAAVLAGSALLLAACSQPPGVPQEAPDMGNAEPAQSPPAGDIEGEKVDYPAVEDLEFTDGMIGVRADGVLRTGTLDEVKDGAGTTRELADSCGDVTANAGAFVTVCDGEVRVFTGADERAFTPDEPVTVAAPLPDGRVIAGSAEEAKVWVFDTDGNQTGRITVARPSDFVLAGQDRVVRLNRFDTTIQDIQLDKARQGGTLRVGLGVGQAKFGDDGLVLASDATGSQLLVYTTDEVVRLHQTVPTDPHPWAVAWDPANKLAWITSTEANTATGFDISKGVPREQRKVGTVADAQHMISLDDGTILIASSSGDGLQIIPPDSNN, encoded by the coding sequence GTGAAATTGCGCCGTGTGTTGACGAAGAAGTCCGCGGGGCCGGCGGCTGTGCTGGCTGGTTCCGCCCTGTTGTTGGCTGCGTGTTCGCAGCCACCCGGGGTGCCGCAGGAGGCGCCGGACATGGGCAATGCTGAGCCGGCGCAGTCCCCGCCCGCGGGCGACATCGAAGGCGAGAAGGTCGACTACCCGGCAGTGGAGGACCTCGAATTCACCGACGGGATGATCGGAGTACGCGCCGACGGGGTGCTGCGCACGGGCACGCTCGACGAGGTTAAGGACGGCGCAGGTACGACGCGCGAGCTCGCGGATTCGTGCGGGGACGTTACGGCCAATGCGGGAGCGTTCGTCACGGTGTGCGACGGAGAGGTACGCGTCTTCACAGGCGCAGACGAGCGGGCGTTCACCCCTGACGAGCCGGTCACCGTCGCCGCGCCGCTTCCCGACGGCCGCGTGATCGCCGGGTCCGCCGAAGAGGCCAAGGTCTGGGTTTTCGACACCGACGGAAACCAGACCGGGCGCATCACAGTGGCGCGGCCGTCGGATTTCGTGCTCGCGGGCCAGGACAGGGTCGTGCGTCTGAACCGCTTCGACACGACGATCCAGGATATTCAGCTGGACAAGGCCCGCCAGGGTGGCACGCTGCGTGTGGGCCTCGGAGTCGGCCAGGCAAAATTCGGCGACGACGGACTCGTCCTCGCCTCCGACGCGACGGGTAGCCAGCTGCTGGTTTACACCACGGACGAGGTCGTCCGCCTGCACCAGACCGTCCCGACGGACCCCCACCCGTGGGCCGTGGCGTGGGATCCGGCGAACAAGCTCGCCTGGATCACGTCGACGGAGGCGAACACGGCCACGGGCTTCGATATTTCGAAGGGCGTGCCGCGCGAGCAGCGGAAGGTGGGCACAGTCGCGGACGCGCAGCACATGATCTCGCTTGACGACGGCACCATCCTCATCGCCTCCTCCTCCGGCGACGGCCTGCAGATCATCCCGCCGGACTCCAACAACTGA
- a CDS encoding quinone-dependent dihydroorotate dehydrogenase, with amino-acid sequence MGAYDKLLKVMFLIPPERIHGIISGALSALNTVTPANRVMEKVVRVHDTRLEQELFGVKFPAPLGLAAGFDKNATAVDAWGAVGFGYAELGTVTPRPQPGNPAPRLFRLPEDKAILNRMGFNNDGALKVATNLERKKSGDVVGINIGKNKTAEDAVRDYRTGASLLGALGDYVVVNVSSPNTPGLRDLQAIEELRPILAAVKDATDTPVLVKIAPDLSDEDVDAVADLALELSLAGIVATNTTISRDGLLTDTDEVAAMGAGGISGAPLNDRSLEVLKRLRARVGDELVLVSVGGISTPEQAWERIAAGASLLQGYTPFIYGGLGWIRRIHRGLAKQVEAHGLNSIGDAVGSGLDWKD; translated from the coding sequence ATGGGCGCGTACGACAAACTACTCAAGGTCATGTTTCTTATCCCGCCGGAGCGGATCCACGGGATTATCAGCGGTGCACTGAGCGCCCTGAATACCGTGACCCCGGCAAACCGTGTGATGGAGAAGGTGGTGCGGGTCCACGACACACGCCTTGAGCAGGAGCTGTTCGGGGTGAAGTTCCCGGCGCCGCTGGGACTGGCCGCGGGCTTCGACAAGAACGCCACTGCGGTCGATGCGTGGGGTGCTGTGGGCTTCGGCTACGCGGAGCTCGGCACTGTCACTCCCCGCCCACAGCCGGGCAATCCCGCTCCCCGACTGTTCCGCCTGCCGGAAGACAAAGCGATTTTGAACCGCATGGGCTTCAACAACGACGGGGCTCTCAAGGTCGCGACGAATCTGGAACGGAAGAAGTCGGGCGATGTGGTGGGCATCAATATCGGCAAGAACAAGACTGCCGAGGACGCCGTCCGCGACTACCGCACCGGCGCGAGCCTGCTTGGTGCGCTGGGCGACTACGTGGTGGTCAACGTCTCCTCCCCCAACACTCCGGGTTTGCGCGACCTGCAGGCGATCGAGGAGCTCCGCCCGATCCTCGCTGCTGTCAAGGACGCGACCGACACCCCTGTCCTGGTGAAGATCGCGCCGGATTTGAGTGACGAGGATGTCGACGCTGTCGCCGATCTCGCTCTCGAGCTCAGCCTGGCCGGAATCGTTGCCACGAACACCACGATCAGCCGTGATGGCCTACTCACCGACACCGACGAGGTTGCTGCAATGGGTGCAGGCGGCATCTCGGGTGCGCCGCTGAACGACCGCTCCCTCGAGGTCCTGAAGCGTCTCCGCGCCCGCGTCGGTGACGAGCTGGTGCTGGTCAGTGTCGGCGGAATTTCGACACCCGAGCAGGCGTGGGAGCGCATCGCCGCCGGTGCCAGCCTACTGCAGGGCTACACCCCGTTCATCTATGGCGGTCTGGGCTGGATCCGCAGAATTCACCGCGGCCTAGCCAAGCAGGTCGAAGCCCACGGCTTGAACTCGATCGGTGACGCCGTGGGCAGCGGACTGGACTGGAAGGACTAA
- a CDS encoding YbhB/YbcL family Raf kinase inhibitor-like protein, whose product MTVSYDSDRFPGPDPYAPLVSVPSFPLSSTDIIDGEKLPDTQTGDDGVSPQLSWSDLPEGTKSIAVTCFDPDAPTASGFWHWAAFNIPADVNELPTDAGSTEGLGVGAVVLTGDSGAQGYYGSNPPEGHGPHRYLFAVHAVDTELPADEVANPTQLGFNLNFHSLGRAIIWGWDEN is encoded by the coding sequence ATGACTGTTTCCTACGATTCCGACCGTTTCCCCGGCCCCGACCCGTACGCTCCGCTCGTCAGCGTTCCTTCGTTCCCCCTAAGCTCCACCGACATCATCGACGGCGAGAAGCTACCTGACACACAGACCGGCGACGACGGTGTCTCCCCGCAGCTGTCGTGGTCCGACCTTCCGGAAGGCACCAAGTCCATCGCTGTCACGTGCTTCGATCCGGATGCTCCAACGGCGTCGGGTTTCTGGCACTGGGCCGCGTTCAACATTCCGGCCGACGTGAACGAACTCCCCACGGACGCCGGCTCAACGGAGGGGCTCGGCGTGGGTGCTGTCGTGCTCACCGGCGACTCCGGTGCGCAGGGCTACTACGGCTCCAACCCGCCGGAAGGCCACGGCCCGCACCGCTACCTCTTCGCGGTCCACGCCGTCGACACCGAGCTTCCGGCCGATGAGGTGGCCAACCCGACGCAGCTCGGCTTCAACCTGAACTTCCACTCGCTCGGCCGCGCCATCATCTGGGGCTGGGACGAGAATTAG
- a CDS encoding TVP38/TMEM64 family protein, whose protein sequence is MRARWKLVALVVALAAFIAAWMLIDVPSLPQLRAWSDQTGAWFPVVFWLLYVVVTQFPIPRTLLTVSAGVLFGAVEGILLALTATTVSAVISLLLVRFLLRDWVEPRLTHPAVQRINARLEERGWLAITSLRMIAGVPFSVLNYAAALTRVPVVPFAAATFVGSAPGTILVTLFGETLTGDPDPVFIAIMLVLAVVGLSGVMLDVATPTRQASTVDRGSKV, encoded by the coding sequence TTGCGCGCACGGTGGAAGCTGGTTGCGCTCGTCGTTGCACTCGCGGCATTCATCGCGGCTTGGATGCTTATCGACGTCCCCTCCCTCCCCCAACTCCGCGCCTGGTCCGACCAAACCGGGGCGTGGTTCCCGGTGGTCTTCTGGTTGTTGTACGTGGTGGTGACGCAGTTCCCGATTCCCCGCACCTTGCTGACGGTGTCTGCGGGCGTTCTCTTTGGAGCTGTCGAAGGTATTCTGCTGGCGCTGACCGCGACCACTGTGTCGGCAGTGATCTCGCTGTTGCTCGTCCGCTTCCTGCTGCGCGACTGGGTGGAACCCCGTCTGACGCATCCTGCGGTGCAGCGCATCAACGCGCGGCTGGAAGAACGCGGCTGGTTGGCGATCACGAGCCTGCGCATGATCGCAGGCGTGCCCTTCTCAGTGCTCAACTATGCGGCGGCACTAACTCGGGTGCCGGTGGTGCCGTTCGCTGCGGCGACATTCGTGGGCTCGGCACCCGGGACGATTCTCGTGACCTTGTTCGGGGAAACACTCACGGGGGACCCAGACCCGGTCTTCATCGCGATCATGCTCGTACTCGCCGTGGTGGGGCTGAGCGGTGTGATGCTCGATGTCGCCACGCCCACTCGTCAAGCCTCCACCGTAGACCGAGGGTCAAAGGTCTAG
- a CDS encoding MarR family transcriptional regulator: protein MIAVHARYRGRDNRRAEIVKRSAEALSTLEGVGRFEVVGVEDIRAHVQDAEAACMLVMALLSDGNWAVGIGITESGPAIYAATDAVGSKAGSVRTVVEKTEPGTDAADIASTFALLGHVLAKRTVEGREATSLVRSGLNQNEAAAELGISKQAMSQRLQAAGWQAEQVGWQLAVNLMSRAAGAAQ, encoded by the coding sequence ATGATTGCTGTCCATGCCCGCTACCGAGGCCGCGACAACCGCCGCGCCGAGATCGTGAAACGCTCCGCCGAAGCATTGTCCACACTCGAGGGCGTGGGACGTTTCGAGGTCGTGGGGGTCGAGGACATCCGGGCCCACGTCCAAGATGCTGAGGCTGCCTGCATGCTCGTCATGGCGCTGCTGTCCGACGGTAACTGGGCTGTGGGTATCGGCATTACCGAATCAGGCCCCGCGATCTATGCAGCCACGGATGCCGTCGGGTCGAAAGCAGGAAGTGTCCGAACCGTTGTGGAGAAGACCGAACCGGGCACCGATGCCGCCGATATCGCATCGACATTCGCTCTGCTCGGTCATGTGCTGGCGAAGCGCACCGTCGAGGGGCGCGAAGCCACGTCGCTGGTGCGCTCCGGACTCAACCAGAATGAGGCGGCGGCTGAGCTCGGGATCTCGAAGCAGGCGATGAGCCAGCGCCTGCAAGCTGCCGGCTGGCAGGCCGAGCAGGTTGGATGGCAGCTGGCCGTGAACCTGATGTCTAGGGCTGCGGGGGCTGCTCAGTAG
- a CDS encoding SPFH domain-containing protein, with the protein METLVLLFVLLVFIVVVVFRSIALIPQGEAAVIERLGRYTRTVSGGITLLIPFVDRVRERVDTRERVVSFPPQAVITQDNLTVAIDTVVTFQINDPARAIYGVDNYIVGVEQISTATLRDVVGGMTLEETLTSRETINRRLRGELDAATAKWGLRISRVELKAIDPPPSIQQSMEMQMKADREKRAMILTAEGRRESDIKTAEGEKQARILSAEGEKHASILGAEAERQATILRAEGERAAKFLEAQGEARAIQKVNAAIKSSGVTPELLAFQYMEKLPKIAEGNGSTMWMIPSQFGDSLEEFAKAFAKKDDDGVFRYEPGQIDPEAKEIASQEDTDQWFETASDPEIAKAVAEARAVANKPVSTSLDDAASAAGTGTTKSEQAAITSRVAPQEGEPAQWQAPVQQPVPTEQPPQP; encoded by the coding sequence GTGGAAACCCTGGTCCTTTTATTCGTCTTACTTGTCTTCATTGTCGTCGTTGTTTTCCGCTCCATCGCCCTGATTCCGCAGGGTGAAGCGGCAGTCATCGAGCGCCTCGGCCGCTACACGCGCACGGTTTCCGGCGGCATCACCTTGCTCATCCCGTTCGTGGACCGCGTGCGCGAACGCGTGGACACCCGCGAGCGCGTCGTGTCCTTCCCGCCGCAGGCCGTAATCACGCAGGACAACCTCACCGTGGCCATTGACACCGTGGTGACGTTCCAGATCAACGACCCGGCACGCGCGATCTACGGCGTGGACAACTACATCGTCGGTGTCGAGCAGATTTCTACCGCCACCCTGCGCGACGTCGTCGGCGGCATGACCCTTGAGGAAACGCTGACGTCCCGCGAGACCATCAACCGCCGTCTGCGCGGCGAGCTCGACGCCGCCACTGCGAAGTGGGGCCTGCGGATTAGCCGAGTTGAGCTCAAGGCGATCGATCCGCCGCCGTCTATTCAGCAGTCCATGGAGATGCAGATGAAGGCGGACCGCGAAAAGCGCGCCATGATTCTCACCGCGGAGGGCCGCCGCGAATCCGACATCAAGACCGCCGAAGGTGAGAAGCAAGCCCGCATTCTTTCCGCCGAGGGCGAGAAGCACGCGTCTATCCTTGGGGCGGAGGCGGAGCGCCAAGCAACCATTTTGCGCGCAGAAGGTGAGCGCGCCGCAAAATTTCTCGAGGCGCAGGGTGAAGCGAGGGCAATCCAGAAGGTCAACGCAGCGATCAAGTCCTCGGGTGTCACGCCGGAGCTCCTGGCCTTCCAGTACATGGAGAAGCTGCCCAAGATCGCGGAGGGCAACGGTTCGACGATGTGGATGATCCCGTCGCAGTTCGGGGACTCCTTGGAGGAATTCGCCAAGGCCTTTGCCAAGAAAGACGACGACGGCGTCTTCCGTTACGAACCCGGCCAGATCGATCCGGAGGCGAAAGAAATCGCTAGCCAGGAAGACACGGACCAGTGGTTTGAAACGGCCTCCGACCCCGAGATCGCCAAAGCAGTCGCAGAAGCACGCGCGGTGGCGAACAAGCCGGTGTCGACTTCGCTTGACGACGCCGCGTCGGCAGCCGGGACAGGAACAACGAAGAGCGAGCAGGCCGCGATCACGAGCCGCGTAGCACCTCAAGAAGGGGAGCCGGCGCAGTGGCAGGCTCCCGTCCAACAGCCTGTGCCTACTGAGCAGCCCCCGCAGCCCTAG